Proteins encoded together in one Impatiens glandulifera chromosome 1, dImpGla2.1, whole genome shotgun sequence window:
- the LOC124932853 gene encoding protein P54-like translates to MKKTVSLALQFANKTRHDLVTARDQIADIEADYRDETVLHNNYLRRTEALEEDTSGIKDDFDRLERETEQRLREVTEDLVGSTLDRVLELEKKNASLEDRKNKLEADLKALTAQVDEIIKAKVNADIAVVEANARAAKEVQDALDEEARLAKEPPQLTEEERAEREQRTMAKYPGLAKSVAAQAAADAERLNNERQRLEDFATAHKKKKTAAPSSSVPAKRKRKPSKKAQVAGLLDGITDTVIESQPDQATRTEDEDEEHLVERSTRQRVSESASQPQPVKRKRTKDMMAGFNFSDSE, encoded by the coding sequence atgaagaaaaccgTGAGCCTGGCACTCCAGTTCGCCAACAAGACAAGGCATGATCTCGTAACGGCACGAGACCAGATCGCAGATATCGAGGCTGATTACCGGGACGAAACGGTTTTGCACAACAATTACCTTCGGCGAACCGAGGCCTTGGAAGAAGACACCTCAGGAATAAAGGATGACTTTGATCGGCTTGAAAGGGAGACCGAACAACGATTAAGAGAGGTCACTGAGGATCTAGTCGGCTCGACACTTGACAGGGTCTTAGAactggaaaagaagaatgcgAGCCTTGAAGACCGCAAGAACAAGCTcgaagccgacctcaaggcgctcACCGCACAAGTAGATGAAATAATCAAGGCCAAGGTGAATGCGGATATTGCGGTTGTGGAGGCGAATGCAAGAGCAGCTAAGgaagtccaggatgcgctggacgaagaaGCAAGATTAGCAAAAGAGCCACCGCAACTCACCGAAGAAGAACGAGCCGAGCGAGAACAAAGGACAATGGCTAAGTACCCGGGACTTGCAAAGTCTgtagccgctcaagctgcggcGGATGCAGAGCGGCTAAATAATGAAAGACAAAGACTTGAAGACTTTGCAACCgctcacaagaagaagaaaacggcggccccttcctcttcggttccggcgaAACGGAAAAGGAAACCATCAAAGAAGGCTCAGGTAGCCGGGCTGCTGGATGGGATCACTGACACGGTTATTGAAAGTCAACCGGACCAGGCCACTCGCaccgaagatgaagatgaagaacatctGGTGGAGCGttctacaagacaacgagtctccGAATCGGCCAGTCAACCGCAACCGGTTAAGAGAAAACGGACCAAGGATATGATGGCCGGGTTCAACTTCTCcgactcagaatag
- the LOC124921616 gene encoding Golgi SNAP receptor complex member 1-2-like gives MADPNAELLQESGWEELRKEARKIESDLDVKFSSYNKLGARINQGGYVDSVSSTTGSSRSWKSMEMEIESLLEKLLDINDAMSRCAASAAPATSVTQKLARHRDIFHEYTQEFRRIKGNITSMREHAELLSSVKDDINDYKGSGQMSPKMQLLRERAAIHGSIAHIDDVISQAQSTRAALGSQRSMFGDVQGKVKLLSDKFPIIRGLLGSIRRKKSRDTIILSAVIAACMLFLIIYWLSK, from the exons ATGGCGGATCCAAATGCAGAATTATTGCAGGAATCTGGATGGGAGGAATTGAGGAAGGAAGCTCGCAAGATAGAGAGCGATCTCGATGTGAAGTTCTCCTCTTATAATAAACTTGGCGCTAGAATCAACCAGGGAG gTTATGTGGATAGTGTTTCATCAACTACTGGATCGAGCAGGTCATGGAAGTCCATGGAAATGGAAATTGAGTCCTTGCTTGAGAAGTTATTAGATATAAATGATGCTATGAGCCGATGTGCTGCCTCTGCTGCTCCTGCTACTTCTGTTACCCAAAAGCTGGCTAGGCACAGAGATATATTCCATGAATACACACAG GAATTTAGACGAATCAAAGGAAATATAACATCGATGAGAGAACACGCCGAACTTCTCAGTTCAGTTAAAGATGACATCAATGATTACAAG GGATCAGGGCAAATGTCACCAAAGATGCAGTTATTACGTGAAAGAGCAGCCATACATGGTAGTATAGCTCAT ATAGACGATGTAATAAGCCAAGCACAGTCAACTAGAGCAGCATTAGGGTCACAACGATCTATGTTTGGCGATGTTCAAGGGAAAGTGAAGTTACTGAGCGATAAATTCCCCATTATCCGTGGCCTACTTG GTTCGATTAGAAGGAAGAAGTCAAGGGATACAATAATCCTGTCTGCTGTCATTGCCGCATGTATGTTATTTCTTATAATCTACTGGCTTTCAAAGTAA